From a single Calothrix sp. NIES-2098 genomic region:
- a CDS encoding TPR repeat-containing protein translates to MKYLFVIWLLIFSLVFPGNALAQIQQPYTLISGLGTHHHPVSTQNPQAQKFFDQGLNLIYAFNHDEAARSFKYAAELDPQLAMAYWGIALALGPNINLDVDSDREQAAYAAIQQAVALSKHASQQEQDYINALAKRYSNNSHAYLYKLAVDYKNAMADLVKRYPQDLDAKTLYAESLMDLHPWQLWTKDGKPGEDTEEILAVLESVLKSEPNHPGANHYYIHAVEASLTPERALESAKRLETLVPAAGHLVHMPSHIYFRVGDYTGAMRSNALAIAQDEAYIQKNHVQGFYPLMYYSHNVHFLAVAAAMAGKYQEAIQAADKLVTNATPFASEVPMIEGYLGTKLLIQTRFSDWDNILKSTVPDDKLVTTKALWYFAHGMANAAKGNIEDAASDRAALLNAQNTIPANATIGMSPASSILDIASNLLDGKIAKAKQDYDSAIKLLETAVAKEDALNYMEPPDWYIPTREALGGVLLAKGDYAAAEKVFRADLQKYPLNGRSLFGLQASLQALGKDNDAKLVQAQFVKAWKNNGTQLLVENF, encoded by the coding sequence ATGAAATACTTATTTGTAATTTGGCTACTTATATTCAGCTTAGTTTTTCCGGGCAACGCTCTAGCTCAAATACAACAGCCTTATACTTTAATATCTGGACTGGGAACGCATCACCATCCAGTTTCTACCCAAAATCCACAAGCGCAAAAGTTTTTCGATCAAGGGTTAAATTTGATTTACGCCTTTAACCACGATGAAGCGGCGCGTTCTTTTAAATATGCGGCGGAACTCGATCCACAATTAGCTATGGCATATTGGGGTATTGCTTTAGCTCTTGGCCCTAATATTAACCTGGATGTAGATAGCGATCGCGAACAAGCAGCCTATGCAGCAATTCAGCAAGCTGTGGCTTTATCTAAACACGCATCTCAACAGGAACAAGACTACATTAACGCTCTAGCAAAGCGTTACTCTAACAACTCCCACGCCTATTTGTACAAGCTAGCCGTTGATTATAAAAACGCAATGGCAGATTTAGTCAAGCGTTATCCCCAAGACTTAGATGCCAAAACGCTATACGCCGAAAGCTTAATGGATTTGCACCCTTGGCAACTCTGGACTAAAGATGGCAAACCAGGGGAAGATACTGAAGAGATTTTAGCTGTTTTAGAATCAGTACTCAAAAGCGAACCGAACCATCCGGGAGCCAACCACTACTATATTCATGCAGTAGAAGCCTCCCTAACTCCAGAACGCGCCCTAGAAAGTGCCAAGCGGCTAGAAACTTTAGTACCAGCAGCTGGACATCTGGTACATATGCCTTCCCATATTTATTTTCGTGTGGGAGATTATACAGGAGCAATGCGTTCAAATGCGCTAGCGATCGCTCAAGATGAAGCTTATATCCAAAAAAATCACGTGCAGGGTTTTTACCCGTTAATGTACTATAGCCACAACGTACATTTCTTAGCTGTAGCCGCAGCTATGGCAGGTAAGTATCAAGAGGCTATCCAAGCAGCAGATAAATTAGTTACAAATGCCACTCCTTTTGCCTCTGAAGTACCAATGATTGAAGGCTATCTCGGTACTAAACTCCTGATTCAGACGCGCTTTAGCGACTGGGATAATATACTTAAATCTACTGTGCCCGACGATAAATTAGTTACTACTAAAGCACTATGGTATTTTGCGCATGGTATGGCTAATGCTGCCAAAGGTAACATTGAAGATGCCGCAAGCGATCGCGCTGCCCTGCTAAACGCCCAAAACACCATTCCGGCTAATGCAACAATTGGTATGAGTCCTGCTAGCAGTATCTTAGATATTGCCAGCAATTTGTTAGACGGCAAAATTGCCAAAGCCAAGCAGGACTATGATTCTGCGATTAAATTACTAGAAACAGCAGTAGCAAAAGAAGACGCCCTCAACTACATGGAACCACCAGATTGGTACATACCCACAAGGGAAGCATTAGGTGGCGTGCTGTTAGCCAAGGGAGATTACGCAGCCGCAGAAAAAGTATTTCGTGCAGATTTGCAAAAATATCCTTTGAATGGGCGTTCTTTATTTGGTTTGCAAGCCAGTTTGCAAGCGCTGGGCAAAGATAACGATGCTAAACTCGTGCAAGCTCAATTCGTCAAAGCGTGGAAGAATAACGGTACACAGTTATTAGTAGAGAATTTTTGA
- a CDS encoding ribose-5-phosphate isomerase A, translating to MFILDKFYGAFLGMTVAADPVKLMKQEVGKAAAALVKSGSIVGLGTGSTTAYTIQFLGERLQSGELKDIVGVPTSFQSEVLAKQYGVPLTTLDAIDHIDIAIDGADEVDPQKNLIKGGGAAHTREKVVDYLANQFIVVVDSGKLVDRLGSSFAVPVEVIPMAITPVTDAIKKLGGKPELRMGVKKAGPVITDQGNFVLDVRFDSIDDPVNLEKTLNNIPGVLENGIFVNCVDLVLVGEVKDGQPVVRQF from the coding sequence ATGTTCATTCTAGATAAGTTTTATGGAGCATTTTTGGGAATGACCGTAGCAGCAGACCCCGTGAAGTTGATGAAGCAAGAAGTTGGTAAAGCCGCCGCCGCTTTAGTCAAATCAGGTTCGATTGTCGGGTTGGGTACGGGTTCAACCACGGCGTACACAATTCAGTTTCTCGGAGAACGCCTCCAGTCTGGTGAACTCAAAGATATTGTAGGTGTTCCTACTTCATTTCAATCAGAAGTTTTAGCAAAGCAATACGGCGTTCCTCTCACTACCTTAGACGCTATTGACCACATTGATATTGCCATTGATGGGGCTGATGAGGTCGATCCCCAGAAGAATTTGATTAAAGGCGGTGGTGCAGCCCACACTCGCGAGAAAGTTGTTGATTACTTGGCAAATCAGTTCATCGTTGTAGTAGATAGCGGGAAGTTAGTAGACCGTTTGGGTTCTAGTTTTGCTGTACCTGTGGAAGTCATACCAATGGCCATTACTCCTGTGACTGATGCCATTAAAAAACTTGGTGGTAAACCAGAACTCCGTATGGGTGTAAAAAAGGCTGGCCCAGTGATCACCGACCAAGGTAACTTCGTTTTAGATGTGAGATTTGACTCTATTGACGACCCCGTAAACCTAGAAAAAACACTGAATAACATTCCTGGTGTTTTAGAAAATGGTATTTTCGTCAACTGCGTCGATTTAGTTTTAGTTGGCGAAGTTAAAGACGGTCAACCTGTTGTTAGGCAATTTTAG
- a CDS encoding S-layer domain-containing protein, producing the protein MRQFIGTLSLVVLLQNLPAIHLLQVAEAASSQQSEAIQQVVNAKWMTNSTDGNFYPERLINRAELAAIMVKVFRLDKRQAVSKENLAIPDVPSSHWAFNDIQIALKTDIMKGYRGNLFFPNQKVTKAEALAIFAQAYGVFQFPEETVKEILASHPDATSIPSWARQAIATVISEGFINTDAQGNIFPLRPMTRGDMADVLSKYLQRQQKQPDTPEVPKVPDSPQSP; encoded by the coding sequence ATGCGTCAGTTTATTGGTACTTTATCCCTAGTAGTTTTGCTACAAAATTTACCAGCAATTCATCTGTTACAAGTGGCAGAAGCAGCTTCTAGCCAGCAATCTGAAGCAATTCAACAAGTAGTTAATGCCAAATGGATGACAAATTCTACCGATGGGAATTTTTATCCAGAAAGACTAATTAATCGAGCAGAATTAGCTGCAATTATGGTGAAAGTATTTCGATTGGATAAACGCCAAGCTGTAAGCAAAGAAAATTTAGCAATTCCAGATGTACCCTCTTCTCATTGGGCATTTAATGATATTCAAATAGCTTTAAAGACCGATATCATGAAAGGTTATCGGGGTAATTTGTTTTTCCCGAACCAAAAGGTGACAAAAGCAGAAGCCTTGGCAATTTTTGCCCAAGCTTATGGTGTGTTTCAGTTTCCTGAAGAAACTGTCAAGGAAATTCTCGCTTCCCATCCCGATGCAACTTCGATTCCATCTTGGGCTAGACAAGCGATCGCCACAGTAATTTCCGAAGGCTTTATTAATACAGATGCTCAAGGAAATATCTTTCCATTACGTCCCATGACTCGTGGTGATATGGCTGATGTGTTGAGTAAATATTTGCAACGACAACAAAAACAACCAGATACACCAGAAGTTCCCAAAGTTCCAGATAGCCCACAATCACCATAG
- a CDS encoding 1-deoxy-D-xylulose-5-phosphate synthase has translation MHLSEITHPNQLHGLSIRQLQQIARQIRDKHLQTVAATGGHLGPGLGVVELTLGLYQTLDLDRDKVIWDVGHQAYPHKLITGRYSNFHTLRQKDGIAGYLKRCESKFDHFGAGHASTSISAALGMALARDMKGEKFKAVAVIGDGALTGGMALEAINHAGHLPKTNLLVVLNDNEMSISPNVGAIPRYLNKMRLSPPVQFIKDNFEEQFKHIPFVGESLSPELGRIKEGMKRLAVPKVGAVFEELGFTYIGPVDGHNLEELIATFQQAHQIPGPVLVHVATVKGKGYELAEQDQVGYHAQNPFNLTTGKAIPSSKPKPPAYAKVFAHTLVKLAEQNPKIIGITAAMATGTGLDKLQAKLPNQYIDVGIAEQHAVTLAAGLASEGMRPVAAIYSTFLQRAYDQIVHDVCIQNLPVFFCLDRAGIVGADGPTHQGMYDIAYLRCIPNMVLMAPKDEAELQRMIVTGVNYTKGAIAMRFPRGNGHGVPLMEEGWEPLEIGKGEILRTGDDVLIVGYGTMVYPSMQAAEILSEHGIQATVINARFAKPLDTELILPLAKKIGRVVTLEEGCVMGGFGSAVAEALLDADVVVPVKRIGVPDILVDHATPDESKAALGLTSRQIAERVLEAFFQKQLSAVS, from the coding sequence ATGCATCTGAGCGAAATCACCCATCCCAATCAGTTGCACGGTTTATCGATTCGGCAGCTGCAACAAATTGCCCGTCAAATCAGAGATAAGCACCTACAAACGGTAGCAGCAACTGGGGGACACCTGGGGCCAGGTTTGGGTGTTGTAGAGTTAACTTTAGGGCTTTACCAGACACTGGACTTAGATCGGGATAAAGTTATTTGGGATGTAGGACACCAAGCTTATCCCCATAAACTAATTACAGGTCGCTACAGCAACTTCCACACCCTCAGGCAAAAAGACGGAATTGCTGGTTATCTCAAGCGGTGTGAAAGCAAATTCGATCACTTTGGTGCCGGACACGCTTCCACCAGTATTTCCGCAGCTTTGGGTATGGCTTTAGCCCGCGATATGAAAGGGGAAAAATTTAAAGCCGTTGCTGTCATTGGTGATGGTGCTTTAACGGGCGGTATGGCTTTAGAAGCTATTAACCATGCAGGACACTTGCCCAAAACTAACCTGTTGGTTGTTCTCAACGACAACGAGATGTCCATCTCGCCGAACGTAGGCGCAATTCCCCGCTATCTCAACAAAATGCGCCTCAGCCCACCCGTACAGTTCATTAAAGATAATTTTGAGGAACAATTTAAGCATATTCCCTTTGTTGGCGAATCTCTATCTCCCGAACTCGGACGCATCAAGGAAGGGATGAAGCGTTTAGCTGTTCCCAAAGTTGGTGCGGTTTTTGAAGAATTGGGCTTTACCTACATCGGGCCAGTAGATGGGCATAATTTAGAAGAATTAATTGCTACCTTCCAACAAGCACATCAAATACCAGGGCCAGTTTTAGTACACGTAGCAACAGTCAAAGGCAAAGGTTATGAACTTGCCGAACAAGATCAAGTAGGCTACCACGCCCAAAATCCCTTTAATCTCACAACTGGCAAAGCTATTCCTTCTAGCAAGCCTAAACCCCCAGCTTATGCTAAAGTCTTTGCTCACACTTTAGTTAAACTTGCCGAACAAAATCCCAAAATTATTGGGATTACTGCGGCGATGGCTACAGGGACAGGCTTAGATAAACTACAAGCAAAACTGCCCAATCAATATATAGATGTCGGTATTGCCGAACAGCACGCTGTCACTCTAGCAGCTGGACTTGCTAGTGAAGGTATGCGTCCCGTCGCCGCTATCTACTCTACCTTCCTACAACGTGCTTACGACCAGATCGTTCACGATGTCTGCATTCAAAACCTACCTGTATTCTTCTGCTTAGATAGGGCAGGAATTGTGGGTGCTGATGGCCCTACCCATCAAGGTATGTATGACATCGCCTATCTGCGTTGTATTCCGAATATGGTGTTGATGGCACCTAAAGACGAAGCCGAACTCCAACGCATGATCGTTACTGGCGTTAACTATACCAAAGGCGCGATCGCTATGCGCTTCCCTCGTGGTAACGGTCATGGTGTACCGCTGATGGAAGAAGGCTGGGAACCTTTAGAAATCGGCAAAGGTGAAATTCTCCGCACTGGCGATGATGTGTTAATAGTCGGCTACGGTACGATGGTCTACCCAAGTATGCAAGCTGCGGAAATTCTCAGCGAACATGGAATTCAAGCCACTGTCATCAATGCGCGATTCGCTAAACCTTTAGATACGGAATTGATTTTACCTTTAGCTAAGAAAATTGGGCGCGTCGTCACCTTAGAAGAAGGCTGCGTCATGGGTGGCTTTGGTTCTGCGGTAGCCGAAGCTTTACTTGATGCCGATGTTGTCGTTCCAGTCAAGCGCATCGGTGTGCCAGATATCTTAGTCGATCACGCGACACCAGATGAATCTAAGGCAGCACTCGGTTTAACTAGTCGTCAAATAGCAGAAAGAGTTTTGGAAGCTTTCTTTCAAAAGCAGCTATCTGCTGTTAGTTAG